The DNA window CATGAGCTGGGAATCGACGGCCATCTATTATCGGCTGCTCAACGAGATCGTGCGCGAGCGGCTGGGCGGCTTGCATTCGGCAAAGCTTCTGCTCTGGTCCTTCGACTTCGCCGAGATCGCCGAGCGGCAGCATCATGGCGATTGGGACGGCGCCGGCGTGCTTCTCATCGACGCGGCGCGCAAGCTCGAGGCCGGCGGCGCGGAGGGCCTGCTTTTGTGCACCAACACCATGCACAAACTGGCCGACCAGGTGCAGGCGTCGGTGTCGATCCCGCTGATCCACATCGCCGATGCCACCGCGATGGCGGTGAAGCGCGCCGGCATGCAGCGCCCGGCGCTGCTGGCGACGCGCTTCACCATGGAGCAGGATTTCTACAAGGGCCGGCTCGCCGACAAATACGGTCTGCGGCCCGTGGTGCCCAATGCGGCGGGCCGCGATATGGTCCACCGTGTCATCTACGAGGAATTGTGCCAGGGCATCGTCACGGAGACCTCCAAGGCGGCCTATATCGCCGAGACCGAACGCCTACGCCGCGAAGAGGCGGCCGACAGTGTCATCATGGGCTGCACCGAGATCACCATGCTCATCGGCCAGCAGGATTTCGACATTCCGGTCTTCGACACGACGCGCATCCATGCCGAGGCGGCAGTGGAATTCGCGCTCGGTTGATACGCTTCTCCTAAAGTGCCTGAAGCCATCTGGCGCGGCGGTTTTCCTCCGTTAGAATGCCGGGAATTTCAAAACAGGCATTTCGAGGGGACAGTATGGATTTTGCGCTTCCGTGGCCGACGAGCCAGGGCGAATGGCTGGCGTGGTCGAGCGCCGTCTTCACCGTGCTGCTCGGGCTTTTGTTTTTTCTGGCCCCGAGCCTGGCTTTCCGTGCCTTGCGCTTGCAGGTCAAGCCCGAGAAGGCGGCGGCGATCGCCGAGGGGCGCGGCAGGATGTCGGGTTTCTATCTCGGCGTCGGCCTTTGCTGCATCCTGCTCGCGCAGCCGCTGATCTACATGGCGCTCGGCTTCTCCTGGCTGTTCACCGCCTTCGGCCGGCTGCTGTCGATGATGTCGGATGGCGCCAACACGCCTTTCAATTGGGTTTCCATTGTGGTGGAATTGGTGCTGGCGGCATTGCCGCTCGCCTTTGCCTTCGGCTTTCTGCCTTGAATCGTTGGGTATTCCGCGATGGAAGACGGGTGACTTTCGCCGGATGCGACAATAGTGCCTGAAAACCATGCGGAACGACGCATTGCGGTCTTAAAATGCCTGTGCTAGACGGCAATCGACTTTCGGCCGGGGATAGCGGAAGCCGCGCCTCCGTGCTCGAAAAAATGCAGTAAGGTCAAAGATTTAGCCAGAGTTTTTGCTCGCGCCAACAATCTGCGGCCTGTCAGACAAGAGAAAAGACGGTCCGTGGCTCAATCGTCATCGCCAATCTCAGGTGTCGCAGAACGCTATGCGGGTTCGCTGTTCGAACTCGCCCTGCAGGCAAATTCCGTGGCCAAGGTCGAAGCCGACCTCAACAGTTTCGAAGCGATGCTCGCGGGCAGCGCTGATCTCACCCGACTGATCAACAGCCCGGTGTTCTCCAGCGAGGACCAGGCCAAGGCCATCGCGGCGATCGCCGACAAGGCCGGGATTGCCGGCCTCACGGGCAATTTCCTGCGCGTCGTCGCCCGCAACCGCCGCCTGTTCGCCATTCCCGGCATGATCAGGGCGTTCCGCCAGATCGCCGCCGAACATCGTGGCGAAACCGCTGCTGAAGTGACGTCGGCGCACGAGCTGACCGCTGCCCAGCAGACCGAACTCAAGGCGGCGCTGAAGAGCGTTGCCGGCAAGGACGTGGCCATCTCCGTCACCGTCGATCCGTCGCTGCTCGGCGGGCTGGTGGTCAAGATGGGCTCGCGCCAGATCGATACGTCGCTCAAAACCAAACTCAATTCGCTCAAGCTTGCACTGAAAGAGGTCGGCTGATGGACATCCGCGCCGCGGAAATTTCCGCAATTCTGAAAGACCAGATCAAGAATTTCGGCAAGGAGGCCGAGGTCTCCGAAGTCGGACAGGTGCTGTCCGTCGGTGACGGTATCGCCCGTGTCTATGGCCTCGACAATGTCCAGGCCGGCGAGATGGTCGAATTCCCCGGCGGCATCCGCGGCATGGCGCTCAACCTCGAAGCCGACAATGTCGGCGTCGTCATCTTCGGCGCCGACCGCGACATCAAGGAAGGCGACATCGTCAAGCGCACCGGCGCCATCGTCGACGTTCCCGTCGGCCCCGGCCTGCTCGGCCGCGTCGTCGACGCGCTCGGCAATCCGATCGACGGCAAGGGCCCGATCAAGGCAGTCGAGCGCAAGCGCGTCGACGTCAAGGCGCCTGGCATCATCCCGCGCAAGTCGGTGAACGAGCCGATGTCGACCGGCCTCAAGGCCATCGATGCGCTGATCCCGGTCGGCCGCGGCCAGCGCGAGCTGGTCATCGGCGATCGCCAGACCGGCAAGACCGCCATCATCCTCGACACGATGCTCAACCAGAAGTCGGTGCACGACAACGGCCCCGAGAAGGAAAAGCTCTACTGCGTCTACGTCGCCGTCGGCCAGAAACGCTCGACCGTCGCGCAGTTCGTCAAGGTGCTGGAAGAGCGCGGCGCGCTCGAATACTCGATCATCGTCGCCGCCACCGCTTCCGATCCGGCGCCGATGCAGTTCCTGGCGCCGTTCGCTGGCGCCACCATGGGTGAATATTTCCGCGACAACGGCATGCACGCGCTGATCAGCTATGACG is part of the Mesorhizobium loti genome and encodes:
- a CDS encoding aspartate/glutamate racemase family protein, translated to MKTLGLLGGMSWESTAIYYRLLNEIVRERLGGLHSAKLLLWSFDFAEIAERQHHGDWDGAGVLLIDAARKLEAGGAEGLLLCTNTMHKLADQVQASVSIPLIHIADATAMAVKRAGMQRPALLATRFTMEQDFYKGRLADKYGLRPVVPNAAGRDMVHRVIYEELCQGIVTETSKAAYIAETERLRREEAADSVIMGCTEITMLIGQQDFDIPVFDTTRIHAEAAVEFALG
- a CDS encoding DUF4345 family protein, translating into MDFALPWPTSQGEWLAWSSAVFTVLLGLLFFLAPSLAFRALRLQVKPEKAAAIAEGRGRMSGFYLGVGLCCILLAQPLIYMALGFSWLFTAFGRLLSMMSDGANTPFNWVSIVVELVLAALPLAFAFGFLP
- a CDS encoding F0F1 ATP synthase subunit delta; this translates as MAQSSSPISGVAERYAGSLFELALQANSVAKVEADLNSFEAMLAGSADLTRLINSPVFSSEDQAKAIAAIADKAGIAGLTGNFLRVVARNRRLFAIPGMIRAFRQIAAEHRGETAAEVTSAHELTAAQQTELKAALKSVAGKDVAISVTVDPSLLGGLVVKMGSRQIDTSLKTKLNSLKLALKEVG
- a CDS encoding F0F1 ATP synthase subunit alpha, yielding MDIRAAEISAILKDQIKNFGKEAEVSEVGQVLSVGDGIARVYGLDNVQAGEMVEFPGGIRGMALNLEADNVGVVIFGADRDIKEGDIVKRTGAIVDVPVGPGLLGRVVDALGNPIDGKGPIKAVERKRVDVKAPGIIPRKSVNEPMSTGLKAIDALIPVGRGQRELVIGDRQTGKTAIILDTMLNQKSVHDNGPEKEKLYCVYVAVGQKRSTVAQFVKVLEERGALEYSIIVAATASDPAPMQFLAPFAGATMGEYFRDNGMHALISYDDLSKQAVAYRQMSLLLRRPPGREAYPGDVFYLHSRLLERAAKLNDDLGGGSLTALPIIETQANDVSAYIPTNVISITDGQIFLETNLFFQGIRPAVNVGLSVSRVGSAAQIKAMKQVAGSIKGELAQYREMAAFAQFGSDLDAATQRLLNRGSRLTELLKQPQFSPLKTEEQVAVIFAGVNGYLDKLPVNQVGKFEHGLLSHMRSAGKDVLDAIRKEKALSDDLRAKLKAEIDAFAKTFA